The Fibrobacter sp. genome contains a region encoding:
- the mobC gene encoding plasmid mobilization relaxosome protein MobC, whose protein sequence is MRKKYNTPHRSRVVKTRLSEDEYADFTARLAPYGISQSEFLRQAIRRATIRPVVHVSSVNDELLSAVGKLTAEYGRIGGNLNQIARYLNEYGVPYNTLSGEVRAAISDLAVLKYEVLKKVGDAVGNTQAYQL, encoded by the coding sequence ATGCGAAAGAAATACAACACGCCCCACCGCAGCCGCGTTGTGAAAACCCGGCTGTCCGAAGATGAGTATGCCGACTTCACAGCGCGGCTTGCGCCCTATGGTATCAGCCAGTCCGAATTTCTCCGGCAGGCGATACGGCGGGCGACCATACGCCCGGTTGTCCATGTGTCGTCGGTCAATGACGAGTTGCTTTCCGCTGTCGGGAAGCTGACAGCCGAGTACGGCAGGATCGGCGGCAACCTCAATCAGATTGCCCGGTATCTGAACGAATACGGCGTACCCTACAACACCCTTTCCGGCGAGGTACGCGCCGCCATATCCGACCTTGCCGTCCTCAAGTATGAAGTCCTCAAGAAAGTAGGTGACGCGGTTGGCAACACTCAAGCATATCAACTCTAA
- a CDS encoding helix-turn-helix domain-containing protein: MSRLLPYETILKAREGDPEAVNAVLLHYAGYIRYFSKVNGQVNAEVEDYVKQRLIDCQFKFRLDEPPDKS, translated from the coding sequence ATGAGTAGACTTCTCCCCTATGAAACAATCCTCAAAGCCCGTGAGGGCGACCCAGAAGCCGTGAACGCTGTCCTGCTCCACTACGCCGGATATATCCGCTATTTCTCAAAAGTGAACGGGCAGGTCAACGCCGAGGTGGAGGACTATGTAAAGCAGCGGTTAATTGACTGTCAATTCAAGTTCCGGCTTGACGAACCACCGGACAAGTCATAA
- a CDS encoding relaxase/mobilization nuclease domain-containing protein, which yields MTRLATLKHINSKNADYGAAEQYLLFEHDEFTMKPVLDETGRLIPREDYRLSTLNCDGEDFAVACMRANLRYQKNQRREDVKSHHYIISFDPRDGPDNGLTVDRAQALGEQFCKEHFPGHQALVCTHPDGHNHSGNIHVHIVINSLRIEEVPFLPYMDRPADTKVGCKHRCTDAALRYFKSEVMEMCHREGLYQIDLLNGSKNRVTDREYWAQKKGQAALDKQNAPMIADSITPRQTKFETNKEKLRQTLRKALATAASFDEFSSLLLQEGVTVKESRGRLSYLTPDRTKPITARKLGDDFDRAAVFAVLEQNAARAAEAPARSPDPPRTIKDRLQVARAEIAAPKQDGVQRLVDIEQKMAEGKGRGYERWAKIHNLKQAAKTLSVYQQYGFTSPEQLEAAVDTAYQKMRQTSGELKALETKLQGKKKLQRQVLAYAQTKAARDGLRAQKSEKARAAYRQAHESDFIIADAAARYFKAHGITKLPARKALQAEIEQLISEKDGLYNTYHEQKQRFKELQTVKRNIDQILRRDEPHRRKEQSHER from the coding sequence GTGACGCGGTTGGCAACACTCAAGCATATCAACTCTAAAAACGCCGACTACGGAGCCGCCGAGCAATATCTTCTCTTTGAGCATGACGAGTTTACCATGAAGCCCGTCCTTGATGAAACCGGCAGGCTTATCCCCCGCGAGGACTACCGGCTGTCCACGCTGAACTGCGACGGGGAGGATTTTGCCGTTGCGTGTATGCGGGCCAATCTCCGCTATCAGAAAAACCAGCGGCGGGAAGATGTGAAAAGCCACCACTACATCATCAGCTTTGACCCGCGGGACGGGCCGGACAACGGCCTGACCGTAGACCGGGCGCAGGCGTTGGGGGAACAATTCTGTAAAGAGCATTTTCCCGGCCACCAGGCCCTTGTCTGCACCCACCCGGACGGGCATAACCACAGCGGCAACATTCATGTGCATATCGTCATAAACAGCCTGCGGATTGAGGAAGTGCCGTTCCTGCCCTACATGGACAGGCCGGCCGATACGAAAGTCGGCTGCAAGCACCGATGTACCGACGCTGCCCTGCGCTACTTCAAATCCGAAGTCATGGAGATGTGCCACCGGGAGGGGCTTTATCAAATCGACCTCTTGAACGGCAGCAAGAACCGCGTCACCGACCGGGAGTATTGGGCGCAGAAAAAGGGACAGGCCGCGCTGGACAAGCAGAACGCCCCCATGATTGCCGATAGTATCACGCCCCGGCAGACCAAGTTTGAAACGAACAAGGAGAAGCTGCGGCAGACCCTACGGAAAGCCCTTGCCACCGCCGCCAGCTTTGACGAGTTTTCCTCTCTGTTGCTGCAGGAGGGTGTGACCGTCAAGGAGAGCCGGGGGCGGCTTTCCTACCTCACGCCGGACAGGACAAAGCCAATTACCGCCCGGAAGCTGGGCGACGATTTTGACCGCGCCGCTGTCTTTGCCGTTTTAGAGCAAAACGCCGCCAGAGCAGCCGAAGCGCCAGCCAGATCCCCCGATCCCCCACGCACCATAAAAGACCGCTTGCAGGTTGCCAGAGCCGAGATAGCCGCCCCGAAACAGGACGGAGTGCAGCGGCTTGTGGACATTGAGCAGAAAATGGCCGAGGGCAAAGGCCGGGGCTATGAACGCTGGGCGAAGATACACAATCTGAAGCAGGCCGCCAAAACGCTGTCCGTCTACCAGCAATACGGCTTTACTTCCCCGGAGCAGTTAGAAGCCGCCGTTGACACCGCCTATCAGAAAATGCGCCAGACCAGCGGCGAACTGAAAGCACTGGAAACGAAGCTGCAAGGGAAAAAGAAGTTGCAGCGGCAGGTGTTGGCCTACGCCCAGACCAAGGCCGCCCGCGACGGGCTGCGGGCACAGAAATCCGAGAAAGCCCGCGCCGCATACCGGCAGGCCCATGAGAGCGATTTTATCATAGCCGACGCAGCAGCCCGGTATTTCAAGGCGCATGGCATTACCAAGCTGCCCGCCCGGAAAGCGTTGCAGGCCGAGATCGAGCAGCTTATCTCCGA
- a CDS encoding sigma-70 family RNA polymerase sigma factor, with translation MTDQIAYQEYIQRRYNAFCKTVIRCAALDKILKLKRQWERQVSLDYLMNEKFVQFAASEPDEEYPFTVCGQTVLLCNAALADAISVLPEQTREEILRYYFLRQPQRVIGACIGRSRSTAGRHIQLALQRLREEMGVSRYE, from the coding sequence ATGACCGACCAGATAGCCTATCAAGAATATATCCAGCGCAGGTACAACGCCTTTTGCAAGACTGTTATCCGCTGTGCCGCCTTGGACAAGATTTTGAAGCTTAAACGGCAATGGGAACGGCAAGTTTCCCTTGACTATCTGATGAACGAGAAGTTTGTCCAGTTTGCCGCGTCGGAGCCGGACGAGGAATACCCATTTACCGTCTGCGGTCAGACCGTCCTGCTCTGCAACGCCGCCCTTGCCGACGCGATCTCTGTTTTGCCGGAGCAGACGCGGGAAGAAATCCTGCGCTATTACTTTCTGCGCCAGCCGCAGCGCGTGATCGGCGCGTGTATTGGCCGGTCACGCAGCACAGCGGGGCGGCATATCCAGCTTGCCTTGCAGCGGCTACGCGAAGAAATGGGGGTGAGCCGGTATGAGTAG